The genomic stretch CGGCGATCTCGATTTCACCGTGGTGCCCTACGATGCCCAGGACGAAATCCGTCACTCCCTGCGCAAGGTCAGCGAGGATCTCAACGCGCTGATGAGCGAGGTGCAGGGGTCGGGCGAGCAGATTTCCCGCGGCGCCGACCAGGTGGCCGACACCAGCCAGTCCTTGTCGCAAGGCGCCACCGAGCAGGCCAGCTCGCTTCAGGAAATTTCCGCCTCCATCAACGAGATGGCGGCGCAGATCAAGACCAGCGCCGACAACGCCTCCCAGGCCGATGGTCTGTCGCGCCAGGCGCGCGACGCGGCGGCCCGCGGCCAGCAGCAGATGCAGGCCATGGTGCAGGCCATGGGCGAAATCAACCGCGCCGGCGTCGACATCAGCAAGATCATCAAGGTCATCGACGAGATCGCCTTCCAGACCAATCTCTTGGCCCTGAACGCCGCCGTCGAGGCGGCGCGCGCCGGGCAGCACGGCAAGGGCTTTGCGGTGGTCGCCGAAGAGGTGCGCAATCTCGCCGCGCGCAGCGCCAAGGCCGCCAAGGAGACCGCCGAGCTCATCGAGGTGTCGGTGGGCAAGGCGAAAAACGGCGGCCAGATCGCCGACCACACCGCCACGGCCCTCGATGAAATCGTCGGCGGCATCACCAAGGTCTCCGATCTCATCGGCGAGATTTCGGCGGCGGCCAACGAGCAGGCCGAGGGCATCGGCCAGATCAACACGGGCCTTTCGCAGATCGACCAGGTGACCCAGCAGAACACTGCCAACGCTGAGGAGTCGGCGGCCGCCGCCGAGGAACTCTCCGGCCAGGTGCGCCAGCTGCGCCAGATGCTGCAACGCTTCCACCTCAAGGGTGGTGCTTCCGCGCCGGTTCACTTCACCGCCCCGGCGGTTGCGGCGTCGCCGGCCTGGGGTGAGAGCGCCCAGGTCTCCTTCGCTCCACCGCAGCGCTCGGCGCCGCCCGCCTCGGGCGGCGGTTTCATCGCCCTGGATGACGACGAGTTCGGGCGTTATTGATCAGCTAGAAGGGAAAAAAGGAAAGGTGGACGCCGGGTGAGGGGATTTTCCCTGCCCGGCGTTTATTTTTTGCGCATAGGGTGGCGCGCGTTATGCTTGGGGAAGTTCCATCGTTGCGCATGAATCAAGGGAGGTTCCCGTGGATAAATTTTCACCCGTCGCCCTCGTCACCGGCGCGGCGCGGGGCATCGGCCAGGCGATCGCCGTGGAATTGCTGGGCGCCGGCTATGGGCTCATGCTGGCGGATATTGACGAGGAACGGGGCGCGGCCACGGCCCGGGAGCTTGCCGCGCCTGAGCGGGTGCATTTCCGCGCGACGGACGTGGCCGACCCGCGCGCCGTTCAGTCCTTGATCGACGCAACGATTGACGTCTTCGGCCGCCTCGATCTGCTGGTCAACAACGCCGGCCTCATGATCCGCAAGTCGCCCGAGGAGCTGTCCGTCGAGGAGTGGCAGCGGGTGCTGGCCGTCAATCTGACCGGGCCTTTTCTCTGCGCGTGCGCCGCGGCGCCCCATCTGCGCAAGCGGCGCGGCTCAATTATCAACATCGCCTCGACCCGCGCCCTCATGTCCGAAGCGCACACCGAAGCCTACAGCGCCTCCAAGGGCGGTCTGGTGGCCCTGACCCATGCCCTCGCCCTGAGCCTCGGCCCCGAGATCCGCGTCAA from Geoalkalibacter sp. encodes the following:
- a CDS encoding methyl-accepting chemotaxis protein; the encoded protein is MAAKFNSIQAKVGGFLALILVLAFGVSTLVNTLQSNALLKHNNDEAAKALRESAFDQARAVFASLETGTEGSVERGEMDLFAELLHGLGDVPGVLEVGLTNPQGKIDYSSSKAGVGKMFPLPAVSGTGKQPLVEQEDSSVLTLSRIHLMEKRCLECHFDRQENSVAGALFVRLSLDKLRTAEAEMARDLAAAQKKSLLTGLFTGGGGLLAAALCVVVLLGRMVCAPLQRLVAMMAELGRGHLGQRLNIDKGDEIGQMAQAIDSFADTLEHDIVANMKKLAAGDLDFTVVPYDAQDEIRHSLRKVSEDLNALMSEVQGSGEQISRGADQVADTSQSLSQGATEQASSLQEISASINEMAAQIKTSADNASQADGLSRQARDAAARGQQQMQAMVQAMGEINRAGVDISKIIKVIDEIAFQTNLLALNAAVEAARAGQHGKGFAVVAEEVRNLAARSAKAAKETAELIEVSVGKAKNGGQIADHTATALDEIVGGITKVSDLIGEISAAANEQAEGIGQINTGLSQIDQVTQQNTANAEESAAAAEELSGQVRQLRQMLQRFHLKGGASAPVHFTAPAVAASPAWGESAQVSFAPPQRSAPPASGGGFIALDDDEFGRY
- a CDS encoding glucose 1-dehydrogenase, with translation MDKFSPVALVTGAARGIGQAIAVELLGAGYGLMLADIDEERGAATARELAAPERVHFRATDVADPRAVQSLIDATIDVFGRLDLLVNNAGLMIRKSPEELSVEEWQRVLAVNLTGPFLCACAAAPHLRKRRGSIINIASTRALMSEAHTEAYSASKGGLVALTHALALSLGPEIRVNCLSPGWIDVSAGAEALSAADHAQHPAGRVGTPEDIARAVRFLADPANRFITGQNLIIDGGMTRKMVYVE